The following proteins are co-located in the Lepidochelys kempii isolate rLepKem1 chromosome 28, rLepKem1.hap2, whole genome shotgun sequence genome:
- the PLD2 gene encoding phospholipase D2 — MGPQRLPWLLLPTAAVLGLLFLSSLRLRSANINDRSLLGKRDSELALLVEDTELVPSVMGGEPYEAGKFALSLRLDCFRSLLGASSTASPDIQDPVSDLFFHGAWKATGLANANIYDQVFRCLPTNAVRSLRALREYVGVQNLACVSPELARQHLAQVRGHLVQFPLQFLAEESLLPPLNSKEGVIPVEVWT, encoded by the exons ATGGGCCCCCAGCGGCTGCCGtggctgctgctccccactgcGGCCGTGCTtggcctcctcttcctctccagccTCCGGCTCC GTTCTGCCAACATCAACGACCGCAGCCTGCTGGGGAAGCGGGACAGCGAGCTGGCCCTGCTGGTGGAGGACACGGAGCTGGTCCCCTCGGTCATGGGTGGGGAGCCCTACGAGGCGGGGAAATTCGCACTCAGCCTGCGCCTCGACTGCTTCAG GTCGCTTCTGGGGGCGTCGAGCACCGCCAGCCCCGACATCCAGGATCCGGTCAGCGACCTCTTCTTCCACGGCGCCTGGAAAGCCACCGGCCTGGCCAACGCCAACATCTATGATCAG GTGTTCCGCTGCCTCCCCACCAACGCGGTGCGGTCGCTCCGGGCCCTGCGGGAGTACGTGGGGGTGCAGAACCTGGCCTGCGTCAGCCCGGAGCTGGCCCGCCAACACCTGGCCCAGGTGCGGGGCCACCTGGTGCAGTTCCCGCTCCAGTTCCTGGCCGAGgagtccctcctgccccccctcaACAGCAAGGAGGGCGTGATCCCCGTGGAGGTGTGGACCTAG
- the LOC140904174 gene encoding vitelline membrane outer layer protein 1-like — protein MRGPPPASQPASSPQTPPPTPPRMVTAAAIRPPPPPRATGLPRTTEAGGCGSGVRGTPCSGDTGSTVQGGREGDRAAWVTVTPPRGDKAPVCLGVGPGTSRDTNAPSAPSPQTPSPATAAMQLLLGALLCLLLAPGAVPGGQAEAPASRPYNQVIMAPNGAPRGAWGPVEMCPPASYVNGFALKVHPYQGDGPGEDDTGLNGIRLHCSDGSTIQSSVGAWGRWLGARYCPRGYLRAFSLGVQPRPDAGDDVAATGLRVACSDGELLAGDAGGQEGPWSRPCLSGSVCGLQTRVEEPRGQRGDNTALNDARFFCCPP, from the exons ATGCGGggtcccccccccgcctctcaaCCTGCAAGCTCCCcacaaactcccccccccacgccccccagGATGGTAACAGCAGCTGCTAtcagaccccctcccccgcccagagCTACGGGCTTGCCGAGAACCActgaggcagggggctgcgggtcgggagtgaggggcacccccTGCAGCGGGGACACCGGGTCCACGGTGcaaggggggcgggagggggacaGGGCGGCCTGGGTCACGGTGACCCCGCCCCGGGGAGATAAGGCCCCTGTGTGCCTTGGCGTTGGCCCAGGGACCAGCCGGGATACAAACGCCCCCTCGGCGCCCAGCCCGCAGACCCCGAGTCCGGCCACGGCCGCCATGCAGCTGCTGCTCGGTGCCCTGCTCTGCCTGTTGCTGGCCCCGGGGGCCGTGCCGGGGGGCCAGGCCGAGGCGCCCGCCTCCCGGCCCTACAACCAGGTCATCATGGCACCCAACGGGGCCCCGCGGGGGGCGTGGGGGCCTGTGGAGATGTGCCCCCCGGCCAGCTACGTCAACGGCTTCGCCTTGAAG gtgcACCCCTACCAGGGCGACGGGCCGGGGGAGGATGACACGGGGCTGAACGGGATCCGTCTGCACTGCTCCGACGGCTCCACCATCCAGTCCAGCGTGGGAGC CTGGGGCAGGTGGCTGGGCGCCCGGTACTGCCCCCGGGGCTACCTTCGGGCCTTCTCGCTGGGGGTGCAGCCGCGGCCGGACGCCGGGGACGACGTGGCCGCCACCGGCCTGCGCGTGGCCTGCTCCGACGGGGAGCTGCTGGCCGGGGACGCCGGGGGCCAGGAGGGGCCCTGGAGCCGCCCCTGCCTCTCCGGCTCTGTCTGCGGCCTCCAGACCCGGGTGGAGGAGCCCCGGGGCCAGCGGGGGGACAACACGGCCCTCAACGACGCCCGCTTCTTCTGCTGCCCCCCCTAG
- the LOC140904132 gene encoding uncharacterized protein, protein MPAGAARVPGVPPGPSPASRGAGTPEGRWAEPPEKPPEQPGVWVQGGDIRGPAARCASVSPSRGPTQACDGCGRSTRKEGPWGEPLRLTQPSPSHVVDEKIPRLRCRMSGSNITTHVLSWYHQAPGQGPVFLLSHRAGGNKPVYGAGVSERFIADLERATNSFSLTIGNAKPADAGTYYCAVWYANRYLFGEGTRLLLGGDPGKQRPPEVALLGPAWAAGPAFLCLAWGFSPEPVRLRWQVDGREPGPGEASPPAEGWDGAGAASVLSLLPRAWLDGARVTCRVEHETRVQQSSAKLKGGRAARLLGIPQRPCLAARPSRQWDRGERRPPEHRGPQPGPDPDDGLVVLPGVAGRQLPLRPGGLPPRGAAGAAGAAGTQASGATPTPSRSLAESAPKESRRGAPLQMRLPGPPTGPPPYPLPGDRERPCTAPPQPPPGCPMPAGELTPLSPC, encoded by the exons ATGCCAGCGGGCGCGGCGAGGGTCCCTGGGGTGCCCCCCGGCCCTTCTCCAGCCAGCCGTGGGGCCGGGACCCCCGAGGGGCGCTGGGCTGAGCCGCCGGAGAAGCCGCCAGAGCAGCCGGGCgtgtgggtgcagggaggggatatTCGGGGCCCGG CAGCTcgctgtgcctcggtttccccttccCGGGGCCCCACCCAGGCCTGCGACGGATGCGGCAGAAGCACCCGGAAGGAG GGGCCCTGGGGGGAGCCGCTCCGGCTGACCCAGCCGTCCCCATCCCACGTGGTGGACGAGAAGATCCCGCGGCTCCGCTGCCGGATGTCGGGGAGCAACATCACCACCCACGTCCTGTCCTGGTACCACCAGGCCCCCGGGCAGGGCCCCGTCTTCCTGCTGAGCCACCGGGCCGGGGGGAACAAGCCCGTCTACGGGGCCGGCGTCTCCGAGCGCTTCATCGCCGACCTGGAGCGCGCCACCAACTCCTTCAGCCTCACCATCGGCAACGCGAAGCCCGCCGATGCCGGCACGTACTACTGCGCCGTCTGGTACGCCAACCGGTACCTCTTCGGAGAGGGCACCCGCCTGCTCCTGGGAG GTGACCCCGGGAAGCAGCGCCCGCCGGAGGTGGCGCTGCTGGGCCCGGCGTGGGCGGCCGGCCCGGCCTTCCTGTGCCTGGCCTGGGGGTTCTCCCCGGAGCCGGTCCGGCTGCGCTGGCAGGTGGACGGGCGGGAGCCGGGCCCTGGGGAGGCCTCCCCGCCGGCGGagggctgggatggggcaggagccGCCAGCGTGCTCAGCCTCCTGCCCCGGGCCTGGCTGGACGGAGCCCGGGTGACCTGCCGGGTGGAGCACGAGACCCGGGTCCAGCAGAGCAGCGCCAAGCTGAAGGGGGGCCGGGCGGCAAG GTTGCTTGGTATCCCCCAGAGACCCTGTCTCGCCGCCCGACCCTCTCGGCAATGGGACCGCGGGGAGCGCCGCCCCCCAGAGCACCG ggGCCCCCAGCCTGGGCCGGATCCTGATGACGGCCTGGTGGTGCTACCTGGGGTCGCTGGCCGCCAGCTGCCTCTACGGCCTGGGGGTCTCCCTCCTCGTGGGGCTGCGGGGGCTGCGGGGGCAGcaggaacccaggcgtccggggccacccccaccccctccaggagCCTGGCAGAGAGCGCCCCGAAGGAGAGCCGGCGAGGAGCGCCGCTTCAAATGAGACTCCCCGGCCCCCCCACTGGTCCCCCCCCGTACCCCCTGCCTGGGGACCGGGAacgcccctgcactgcccccccccagcccccacctggcTGTCCCATGCCAGCTGGAGAGCTGACCCCACTCAGCCCCTGCTAA